Sequence from the Syntrophales bacterium genome:
TCTGGTATTCTCCCAGAATTGAGTTCTTAGGTTCAACCATGATGCTCGCAAGATTATTTTCAGATAGCGACGCAAGCGAGCAGATTACCGGGAATCGGCCCAGCAGTTCTGGGATAAACCCGTAACTTTCAAGATCGGCAGGCCCTATGGAAGAGCCGACATTTTCTGAAAATGCGGAACTTGTTTTTGCTGAAACAAACCCGATTCCTGCTTTCCAGCGGCGATTTTCCTTAACAATCCGGTCCAGGCCGTTAAAGGCACCGGCCGCAATAAACAGTATCCGGCTGGTGTCAAGTTCCATCTGTTGTTGCAGGTGATTGCCAAATAAAACATTCCGAGACCCGCCAGACTCCAGAAGGTCAAGGAGTTCTTCCTGGACACTTCGGCCGGAAACATCCCGGTTGCTGTAATGGTCAAAATCAGAACTCTGTTCGGCCAGTTTGTCTATTTCATCGATAAAGATTATACCCTGTTCAGCTTTTTTCCGGTTTCCGCCGGCCTT
This genomic interval carries:
- a CDS encoding AAA family ATPase, encoding KAGGNRKKAEQGIIFIDEIDKLAEQSSDFDHYSNRDVSGRSVQEELLDLLESGGSRNVLFGNHLQQQMELDTSRILFIAAGAFNGLDRIVKENRRWKAGIGFVSAKTSSAFSENVGSSIGPADLESYGFIPELLGRFPVICSLASLSENNLASIMVEPKNSILGEYQKYFRSFGMEVEFKEGALKKIAQIAAERGTGARGLRSVLEAVLQPYLFAVGDSGSQAIEKQVTIDEKMVEF